In a genomic window of Bacteroidota bacterium:
- a CDS encoding amidohydrolase, producing the protein MKIGIKIFVFLLFVGMMSCSSTKENVDLIVYNAKVYTLDTNFSKAQSFAIKSGKIVETGLSEEILEKYESKEKIDAKGKFIYPGFIDGHCHFFHYGMGILKNANLVGTKSFNEVLEKLVEHSKTNKQEWITGRGWDQNDWEIANFPDKSDLDSLFPNNPVALFRIDGHALLANSIALKRAGITKDSKIDGGEILKVNGEMTGILIDNAADSLREIIPPLSRKLQIEALKTAQNNCFAVGLSSVVDAGLDKEYILLIDSLQKEKMLKMRVNAMLSPNIENFESFMHYGIYQTDFLSVSSVKMYADGALGSRGAKLIEPYCDDIHNNGLLVSSEEEFRAVCQDAKKHGYQVNTHAIGDSAIRMILNIYAEFLEGKNDLRWRIEHAQVVNENDFSSFGKYSIIPSVQATHATSDMYWAEERLCKDRLENAYAYKKLLEQNNWLVNGTDFPIEKINPLYTFYAAVARKDFDNYPENGFQSENGLSRKEALKSMTIWAAKGSFEENEKGSLEAGKYADFVILDKDIMEIYELEIPKVKVLRTFVGGEMVFEN; encoded by the coding sequence ATGAAAATTGGAATAAAAATATTTGTTTTCTTATTATTTGTGGGAATGATGTCTTGCTCGTCAACAAAAGAAAATGTCGATTTAATTGTTTATAATGCAAAAGTTTACACCCTCGACACGAACTTTTCGAAAGCACAAAGTTTTGCAATAAAATCGGGAAAAATTGTAGAAACAGGTCTTTCTGAAGAAATTCTGGAAAAATATGAATCTAAGGAAAAAATTGATGCAAAAGGGAAATTCATTTATCCGGGATTTATTGACGGACATTGTCACTTTTTCCATTACGGAATGGGTATTTTGAAAAATGCCAATCTCGTTGGTACAAAATCGTTTAATGAGGTTTTAGAAAAACTTGTAGAACATTCAAAAACTAATAAGCAAGAATGGATAACAGGACGCGGCTGGGACCAGAACGATTGGGAAATTGCAAACTTCCCTGACAAATCTGATCTTGACAGTTTGTTTCCGAACAATCCGGTAGCATTGTTTAGAATTGACGGACATGCTCTTTTGGCAAATTCAATTGCCTTAAAACGTGCAGGAATAACAAAAGATAGCAAAATTGATGGTGGCGAAATTCTTAAAGTAAATGGCGAAATGACCGGCATTTTGATTGACAATGCTGCCGATTCTCTTAGAGAAATTATTCCTCCACTTTCCAGGAAATTACAAATTGAAGCTTTAAAAACTGCACAAAACAATTGTTTTGCTGTTGGCTTAAGTTCTGTTGTAGATGCCGGACTCGACAAAGAATATATTCTATTGATAGATTCTTTGCAAAAAGAAAAAATGCTGAAAATGCGAGTGAATGCTATGCTTTCGCCGAACATAGAGAATTTCGAATCTTTCATGCACTACGGAATTTATCAAACGGATTTTTTATCCGTAAGCTCAGTGAAAATGTATGCCGATGGTGCTCTTGGTTCGCGAGGAGCAAAATTGATAGAACCTTATTGCGACGATATTCATAACAATGGACTGCTTGTAAGTTCAGAAGAGGAATTTCGTGCAGTTTGCCAAGATGCAAAAAAACATGGCTATCAGGTAAATACTCATGCAATTGGAGATTCGGCAATTAGAATGATTCTAAATATTTATGCTGAATTTCTTGAAGGGAAAAACGATCTGCGATGGAGGATAGAACATGCACAAGTTGTAAACGAAAACGATTTTTCTTCCTTTGGAAAATACTCGATAATTCCTTCAGTTCAGGCTACACACGCCACATCGGACATGTACTGGGCTGAAGAACGACTTTGCAAAGATAGACTAGAAAATGCCTACGCTTACAAAAAATTGCTCGAACAAAACAACTGGCTTGTGAACGGAACTGATTTTCCTATAGAAAAAATAAATCCTTTATACACATTTTATGCAGCGGTTGCCCGAAAAGATTTTGATAATTATCCTGAAAATGGTTTTCAAAGCGAAAATGGTCTATCACGAAAAGAAGCTCTAAAATCGATGACAATTTGGGCAGCAAAAGGCAGTTTTGAAGAAAACGAAAAAGGAAGCCTTGAAGCCGGAAAATATGCTGATTTTGTTATTCTCGATAAAGACATAATGGAAATTTATGAATTGGAAATCCCAAAAGTAAAAGTCCTGAGAACTTTTGTTGGTGGGGAAATGGTTTTT